The following coding sequences lie in one Delphinus delphis chromosome 9, mDelDel1.2, whole genome shotgun sequence genomic window:
- the LOC132431286 gene encoding LOW QUALITY PROTEIN: putative protein ZBED10P (The sequence of the model RefSeq protein was modified relative to this genomic sequence to represent the inferred CDS: inserted 1 base in 1 codon), protein MEVREASAAQAAFSLVLPQLCYLHIFLAQVRGRFEERSTGEMGAAVRLAEGLALQLSTDHQLPELFHREEFVLATLLDPXFKGRIEAALPEGADINHWKQVLVYEVKELVVSEYSCRPPLPCRAPLLCVWTPLSRAGARSPGAEGKGREAPEQRSGTSGSLLLGQRERSLLEQVESGGLLVSERGGASLSTESHLVSIIRKKYLRENETVGAQEDPLLTGRSGGTSGQTWRDWPPSILRPNGRLLFKCLCVPGRPRHRGA, encoded by the exons ATGGAGGTCCGGGAGGCGAGCGCCGCGCAGGCCGCCTTCAGCCTGGTGCTGCCCCAGCTGTGCTACCTGCACATCTTCCTGGCGCAGGTTCGGGGGCGCTTTGAGGAGCGGAGCACCGGGGAGATGGGCGCGGCCGTGCGGCTGGCCGAGGGCCTGGCCCTGCAGCTCTCCACAGACCACCAGCTCCCTGAGCTCTTCCACCGTGAGGAGTTCGTGCTGGCGACCCTGCTGGACC GCTTCAAGGGCAGGATAGAGGCTGCCCTCCCCGAGGGGGCCGACATCAACCATTGGAAGCAAGTTCTCGTGTACGAGGTGAAGGAGCTCGTGGTGTCTGAGTACTCCTGCCGCCCTCCCCTTCCCTGCAGGGCCCCACTGCTGTGCGTGTGGACGCCCCTGAGCCGCGCAGGAGCCAGGAGCCCTGGGGCCGAAGGGAAGGGCCGGGAAGCGCCCGAGCAGAGAAGCGGGACCTCTGGGTCCTTGCTGCTGGGCCAGAGGGAGAGGAGCCTCCTGGAGCAGGTGGAGAGTGGGGGGCTGCTGGTCTCAGAGAGGGGCGGCGCTTCCCTCTCCACGGAGAGCCACCTGGTCAGCATCATCCGCAAGAAGTACCTGCGTGAGAACGAGACAGTGGGTGCCCAGGAGGACCCCCTGCTTACTGGCAGAAGCGGCGGGACGTCCGGCCAGACCTGGCGAGACTGGCCACCATCTATCCTGCGCCCTAACGGGCGCCTTCTCTTCAAGTGTCTTTGCGTCCCTGGGCGGCCCCGCCATCGTGGAGCATGA